DNA from Verrucomicrobiia bacterium:
GATGAGGCCATCTGCATTGGCAAGGGGCCGGCCTCAGAAAGCTACCTGCGGATTGAGCGGCTGATTTCGGCCGCGGAAATTGCCGATGTGGATGCCATCCACCCGGGGTATGGGTTTTTGTCGGAGAACGCCCATTTTGCGGATGTTTGCGAGAGCTGCAACATCCGGTTTATCGGGCCCAATCCCCGGGCTTTGGAGGCGCTGAAGGACAAGGCCACCAGCCGGGTGCTGGCCAAAAAGGCGGGGGTGCCGGTGCCGCCCGGGTCGGAAGGGCTGGTGGAGACCGAGCAGGAAGCCATTCAGGTGGCGCAGAAGATCGGCTATCCGGTGTTGATCAAGGCCATTGCCGGTGGCGGCGGGCGCGGCATGCGCCTGGTGCACAACGACATGAGCCTGATCAAAGGCTTCCACACCGCCCGTACGGAGGCCGAGAAGGCCTTTGGCAATTCGGGGGTGTATATCGAGAAATTCATTGAGAATCCCCGGCACATTGAATTTCAAATCCTGGGCGATAACCGCGGCAACATCATCCATCTGGGCGAGCGCGATTGCTCCATCCAGCGCCGCAACCAGAAAATCATTGAGGAAACCCCCTCCCCCTTCATCGAGCACAAGCACAAGGACTTGCGGAAGAAGATGGGCAAGGCCGCCATCAAGATTGCCGAGGCCGCGCACTATACCAACGCCGGCACGGTGGAATTTGTGGTGGATGACGCCGGCAACTTCTACTTCCTCGAGATGAACAAGCGGATTCAGGTGGAGCATCCCATCACCGAGGAGGTCACGGGCGTGGATTTGGTGAAACAGCAGATATTGCTGGCCATGGGTGAGCCATTGAAGCTTTCGGATGTGACCTTCAAAGGTCATGCCATTGAGTGCCGGATCAATGCGGAGGATCCCTTTGATGATTTCCGGCCCAGCCCGGGACGGATTGAAATGTACTATCCGCCGGGGGGGCGGGGGGTGCGGCTGGACAGCCACGTATATGCGGGCTACACCATACCGCCCTATTACGATTCGATGATCGGCAAGCTCATCACCTACGGCAAGGACCGCCGGGAGGCGCTGGATCGCATGAGCCGGGCGTTGGGCGAATACATGATTACCGGCATCAAGACGACGATTCCTTTCGAGCAGGCCATTTTGCAGGACCCCAATTTCCGGCGGGGGGTGTACACCACCGCCTTTGTGGAACAGCTCCTGGGCAGTGCGCGGCGGGAGTTG
Protein-coding regions in this window:
- the accC gene encoding acetyl-CoA carboxylase biotin carboxylase subunit, with the translated sequence MFEKILIANRGEIAVRIIRACRELNIKTVAVFSQADANSIHVQLADEAICIGKGPASESYLRIERLISAAEIADVDAIHPGYGFLSENAHFADVCESCNIRFIGPNPRALEALKDKATSRVLAKKAGVPVPPGSEGLVETEQEAIQVAQKIGYPVLIKAIAGGGGRGMRLVHNDMSLIKGFHTARTEAEKAFGNSGVYIEKFIENPRHIEFQILGDNRGNIIHLGERDCSIQRRNQKIIEETPSPFIEHKHKDLRKKMGKAAIKIAEAAHYTNAGTVEFVVDDAGNFYFLEMNKRIQVEHPITEEVTGVDLVKQQILLAMGEPLKLSDVTFKGHAIECRINAEDPFDDFRPSPGRIEMYYPPGGRGVRLDSHVYAGYTIPPYYDSMIGKLITYGKDRREALDRMSRALGEYMITGIKTTIPFEQAILQDPNFRRGVYTTAFVEQLLGSARRELYEEKS